A genomic stretch from Arachis stenosperma cultivar V10309 chromosome 3, arast.V10309.gnm1.PFL2, whole genome shotgun sequence includes:
- the LOC130965987 gene encoding uncharacterized protein LOC130965987, with translation MDKTWILKPRDSIEYRRGLNKFLDFAFANASLNSMIKCPCPQCGFQFMQRREDAHDHLLIKLFPPRYTLWLRHGEKPAEERSTCTPILEKVTIEENLYLQMVHKAFNFTMAPRGEETTTGDPVEDDDLELPYLYDGPSREAQDFADLLADGTEELYPGCSKYSKLSFMVKLYHIKCMCGVSDKAMSMILDLLRDAFEQAKLPSTFYEAKKTIRKLGIEYKKVDACPNDCMLYRGDDEDVAKCKQCETSRWKQKMRKGSVTKLKISVRKNRKPLPAKTLCYFPLIPRLQRLFMYSKTSTDMVWHKESDNNDGYLRHPRDAEAWKEFDAKYPCFSNDPRNVCLALASDGFNSFGNMSTKYSIWPVILIPYNLPLWLCMKQTSFILSMIIPGPKIPGNDIDIYLEPLVDELKQLWDGVETYDANKRTTFKMRVALMWTISNFLGLGNLSRWNTYSGLACPHCNVDAKPQ, from the coding sequence ATGGACAAAACCTGGATTCTTAAGCCACGAGATAGCATAGAATATAGACGAGGACTTAATAAGTTCCTAGACTTTGCATTTGCGAATGCATCGTTGAATAGCATGATAAAGTGTCCATGTCCTCAATGTGGATTTCAATTTATGCAAAGAAGAGAGGATGCGCACGACCACCTGTTGATAAAGCTTTTCCCCCCTAGATATACTTTGTGGTTGCGTCATGGTGAAAAACCAGCTGAGGAGAGATCTACTTGCACACCGATACTTGAGAAAGTTACAATCGAGGAAAATCTATATCTTCAAATGGTGCATAAGGCATTTAACTTCACAATGGCTCCTAGAGGTGAGGAGACCACAACAGGGGATCCTGTAGAAGACGATGATCTGGAGTTGCCGTACTTGTACGATGGTCCAAGTCGTGAGGCACAGGATTTTGCCGATCTTCTTGCAGATGGAACGGAGGAATTATATCCCGGCTGCTCGAAATACTCAAAGTTGTCTTTTATGGTGAAACTGTATCACATTAAGTGTATGTGCGGGGTGAGTGACAAGGCTATGTCGATGATCTTGGACTTATTGCGGGATGCATTCGAGCAAGCGAAACTCCCATCCACTTTCTATGAAGCGAAGAAAACTATACGAAAGTTGGGAATTGAATACAAAAAGGTTGATGCATGCCCGAATGATTGCATGTTGTATCGGGGTGATGATGAAGACGTGGCCAAATGCAAGCAGTGTGAGACTTCACGATGGAAGCAAAAAATGCGAAAGGGTTCCGTTACGAAACTTAAAATATCGGTCAGGAAGAACAGAAAGCCTCTCCCAGCAAAAACTCTTTGTTACTTTCCTCTTATACCACGACTGCAACGGTTATTCATGTATAGCAAGACTTCAACTGACATGGTATGGCATAAAGAGTCTGACAATAATGATGGGTACTTGAGGCATCCAAGAGACGCTGAAGCATGGAAAGAATTTGATGCAAAGTATCCATGTTTTTCCAACGATCCGCGCAATGTTTGTTTAGCTTTAGCTAGTGACGGATTTAATTCTTTCGGAAATATGAGTACGAAGTATTCCATTTGGCCTGTGATTCTTATTCCGTACAATCTTCCTCTATGGCTTTGCATGAAACAAACATCTTTTATCCTATCTATGATTATTCCCGGTCCTAAAATACCGGGTAATGACATAGATATATATTTGGAGCCCTTGGTGGATGAGTTGAAGCAATTGTGGGATGGTGTTGAAACTTATGATGCTAATAAGAGGACCACTTTCAAGATGCGTGTGGCGCTAATGTGGACTATTAGCAATTTTCTGGGGTTGGGAAACTTATCTAGATGGAACACGTACAGTGGGTTAGCATGTCCGCACTGTAATGTGGACGCTAAACCTCAGTGA